ACGAAACCATGGGGAACGGTCTTTACGAAAAAGCAACTCTGGCTGCTGGCCTTCTTATCACTCATCGCAGCCTATGGCATCGCCATCTACTATATGATCCGGTATGTTCCCCTCCTCGCGGTTGTGGCAGTTGCTGAGGGGTTCTTCGTTTTCGCCTATAATCTCGAATGGTTTGGAGGCAGGTTCCACACGGATTGGTGGTTTGCCTTTTCCTGGGGCGCGATGCCTGTTTTGGCGGGCTATATCATGCAGACGAACAGCATTTCTGGCCCCGCGATAATCCTTTCTTTCTCGATGGCCCTCTTCAGCGCCGTCGAGATCAAGGCCTCGCGGCCATATAAAGAGCTCAAGCGGCAGGTGCCGAATCTAAGCAACGACGAATTATCGCTTATGCTTCGTTTCGAGACCCTTCTCAAATGCATCAGCCTGGGCGTGATACTTCTCGGAGGAGGCCTGTTGATTTGGCGGCTTATCGGCCAGTGAGCAGGATTGCCGACCGGAAAGGCAAAAAATCGGCAGACCCGGTGCCGACGCGGTTTCAGGAGTTTTCCGAGGTAGTAAGACCTCAGTTGGATGCAGCCTTCAGAGCCCATCTGACCGGCCTGCTGGGGGATGAGGTGCCGATCGGCTCCGGCAGGAAGACAGATATCCTATCCGGCGGAAAGCGGATCAGAGGGTCGCTTCTTTGTCTCGTCGCGTCTGCTCTCGGAGGCGCACTGAAAGATGCCCTTTCCAGGGCTGTCGCGGTAGAGCTTATTCAAACTGCCACGCTCATTCACGACGATGTCGTGGACCAGCATCGGTCTAGGCGAAACTCCCCGGCCCTCTGGACCTTGGAAGGGGCGCGAAAGGCGGTCCTGCTCGGTGACATAATCTTCGCCTCGGCGATCCGGATGATGAGCGAGCTGGGGCGAGAGGATGGACTGATCGCCTCAAGGGCGATAGCCGAGGTCTCCCGCGGGGCCTACCAGGAGCCCTTGAATCCTTCCTCGCTCCTTGAAGATACGGCAGTAGCGGACGCATGGGACACAGCACTCTATGAAAAAATCATCGGCCTCAAGACAGGTGTCCTCTTCGGTTCGGCCTCTCGCCTGGGAGCTGTGTCGGCGAAAGCCAGCGGCAGGAGCCTTCAACGGTGGTATCAATACGGATTGAAGATAGGAGAGGCATATCAAATAGCGGACGACCTCCATGAGATAGAACGATGTCTCATCACTCGCTCCATGACAAGAAGCGAAATCATCGCGCTTGCCCCGGCCCTCCTGTTCTTTGTCAGGGAGAGCAGGCCCGATCTTCTCAAAGTTCTACGACGGCAGTCGATGGTTTTGAGAACGGAGCTTCCGAAGCACTTCGAAACCGCGGCAGGGATTATGAAGGTAGAGATTGCGAGCCGCCTTCAATCAGCGATCTCGGCTATGGAAGACGATTTCCCCGATAACGAATACGGCCGGGTGGCTCGCAGAGCTCCGCGGGATATTATCGCTATGTTCGACGAGGCGAGGACTTCGGTTTCCTCGCCGTAACGATAGCTGCCGTGCCGAAGGTGAGTGATTCGATCGTAATGTCGCTAAAGGCATTCTCTTTCATCGCGGAAAGGGACTCAGAGACCCACCTTGTTTCGCGAAGAAATTCCGGCAGCTCGTTGAAGACGGTTTGCCATTCGGGAAAGATTCTGGAGCCGATCCCTCTCAGTATCCGAAAATATGCCCGCCAGAGAGGCAGGAATACGGGATTCGCAGGATAGATAAAATCGTGCATGATGATGAGACCGCCCGGACGCAGCATCTTTCCGGCATTCGTGATCAGTTTCCCAAGTTCCGCATATTTCGCCAGATAGGACGAAATGATACAGTCGCAACCCCCTTGCACGATTACGTCTTCAGCCCGGCCCAGGATAAAGTCAACGTTCGTCATTCCCCATCTGCGGGCCTTGAGGCGCGCTCTATCGAGATACTCGTCACGAAGTTCGACACCGGTGACGCGACAGTCAGGAAATCTCCGCGCGATCTCAAAGGTGAGAATCCCTGTTCCGCAGGCCTGGTCCATAACGCAAGTCGGTTGAGCCGGAATCTTTTCTATGAGTCTCTTCTTCCAGCATCTGTCGAAGCCGCAGGTGCAGACCGTCACAACCCGATCATAAGAAGATCCGGTTCCGGAGAAGAACCGGTTGACGACCTCCAGTTTTTTCAGATTCGCAGGCACTACCGCATAACCGTCATGCTTCATGTTAGCGCAAATTCTTGAGAAGGGCGATGGCTTCCTTCAGACCCACCTGCATCCCCATCCGCTTTGAATTCTTTCTGAGGACGTTGGCCTCGCGGATCCCCGAGCGCCCCCCCCGTCTCAGGGTATCGATGACTCCGCGCTCATCCTTCATCCAGCGGAATTCATGGAGCACGGATTCCGTATACTTATCCGGGTCGGCCCATGACTGTAACAAAAGCTGCACGCTTCTCATCCCCGGGACTACGCCGTCCCCTGCAAGGGGTGCCACGCAGCCGATCGCCTCACCGATTCCCCAGGTTCCTTCTTCGAACCCACCCGTGATAAAGGGACGGGACTCTGAAGGACCGGTAAGGCGGATATTCCC
This DNA window, taken from Thermodesulfovibrionales bacterium, encodes the following:
- a CDS encoding UbiA family prenyltransferase, giving the protein MVNPEDGGLPGRRAEWFVPEFGPLRFRTFVGLLFLPYTGMVLSFSVIGSLLSEQVAYERVAAIVIIYFLGLGIAAHALDALGSKGTKPWGTVFTKKQLWLLAFLSLIAAYGIAIYYMIRYVPLLAVVAVAEGFFVFAYNLEWFGGRFHTDWWFAFSWGAMPVLAGYIMQTNSISGPAIILSFSMALFSAVEIKASRPYKELKRQVPNLSNDELSLMLRFETLLKCISLGVILLGGGLLIWRLIGQ
- a CDS encoding polyprenyl synthetase family protein, with the protein product MAAYRPVSRIADRKGKKSADPVPTRFQEFSEVVRPQLDAAFRAHLTGLLGDEVPIGSGRKTDILSGGKRIRGSLLCLVASALGGALKDALSRAVAVELIQTATLIHDDVVDQHRSRRNSPALWTLEGARKAVLLGDIIFASAIRMMSELGREDGLIASRAIAEVSRGAYQEPLNPSSLLEDTAVADAWDTALYEKIIGLKTGVLFGSASRLGAVSAKASGRSLQRWYQYGLKIGEAYQIADDLHEIERCLITRSMTRSEIIALAPALLFFVRESRPDLLKVLRRQSMVLRTELPKHFETAAGIMKVEIASRLQSAISAMEDDFPDNEYGRVARRAPRDIIAMFDEARTSVSSP
- a CDS encoding class I SAM-dependent methyltransferase; translation: MKHDGYAVVPANLKKLEVVNRFFSGTGSSYDRVVTVCTCGFDRCWKKRLIEKIPAQPTCVMDQACGTGILTFEIARRFPDCRVTGVELRDEYLDRARLKARRWGMTNVDFILGRAEDVIVQGGCDCIISSYLAKYAELGKLITNAGKMLRPGGLIIMHDFIYPANPVFLPLWRAYFRILRGIGSRIFPEWQTVFNELPEFLRETRWVSESLSAMKENAFSDITIESLTFGTAAIVTARKPKSSPRRT